In Buchnera aphidicola (Aphis nasturtii), the genomic stretch CGATCTGAGGTCAATATAATTTGCTGATTTCCTTCCAGAAGAGCATTAAACGTGTGAAAGAATTCTTCTTGGGAACGTTCTTTATGTGCAAAAAACTGAATATCATCAATTAATAATGCGTCTACTGAACGATAATGTAATTTAAATTTTTCGATTGCATTATTTTTTAAAGCTTGAACCATATCTTGAACAAAACGCTCAGAATGCATATAAGTGATTTTCATATTGTATTTATATGTTAATATTTCATTTCCAATTGCATGAAGTAAATGTGTTTTACCTAATCCTGTTCCTCCATATAAAAAAAGTGGATTATAAGAACCTCCTGGATTATGAGCAACTTGAGACGCTGCTGCACGTGCTAATTGGTTAGATTTTCCTTCTATAAAGTTTTCAAATTTATTTTTTTTATTAATATTAGAACTATAAGATAACTCATTTAAAATAGGTATTTTATCCCATTTTCGTTTTATTTTTATTTTTTTTAAATAATTTAAAGTATTTTTTTTAAATTTTTTTTCTTTAGAATTTTGGTATACTTTAAATGTTAATAATGGTGTATTTAATCCGCAAAAATCTTTTAGTATTTTTTTAAAAGTAATTAAATATTTATCTTTTACCCACTCTAATATAAATTGATTTGGAGCATATATTTCTAAAATATTATTATTTAGTTTGGCTTTCAGAGAGCGTATCCACATGCTAAATTCTGTAGATGGCAGCTCATCCTGTAACCGGTCAAGACACTGTTTCCAAAGACAAAGTGACACGGTGGACTCCAAGCGAACAAAATTAAATAAAATTGAAGTTTAAAATTTTTTATTGTTATATAAAAAAAATTATATAAAATCATATTTTTTACATTAAAATTTATACAATTTAAAATAGGTGAATATAACGAAAGGATCTATATTATTAGATATTTTATTTAATAAAGTTGTTTTATCTATTTTTTATCTTTATAACTAATAATTTAATTTAATATTTAAAATAAAATATCAAAAAATTTACAAATATGTTTTTTAT encodes the following:
- the dnaA gene encoding chromosomal replication initiator protein DnaA, with translation MSLCLWKQCLDRLQDELPSTEFSMWIRSLKAKLNNNILEIYAPNQFILEWVKDKYLITFKKILKDFCGLNTPLLTFKVYQNSKEKKFKKNTLNYLKKIKIKRKWDKIPILNELSYSSNINKKNKFENFIEGKSNQLARAAASQVAHNPGGSYNPLFLYGGTGLGKTHLLHAIGNEILTYKYNMKITYMHSERFVQDMVQALKNNAIEKFKLHYRSVDALLIDDIQFFAHKERSQEEFFHTFNALLEGNQQIILTSDRYPKEIKGVEDRLKSRFGWGLTISIDPPELETRVAILIKKADEKRIVLSDEVAFFIAKRLCSNVRELEGALNRIIANANFTHRSITIEFVREVLKDILALQTKLITIDNIQKTVAEYYKIKVSDLLSRRRSRSIARPRQMAMAMVKELTNHSLPEIGNAFSGRDHTTVLHACRKIEQLRKECNDIKEDFSNLIRTLSV